The proteins below are encoded in one region of Micromonospora sp. DSM 45708:
- a CDS encoding creatininase family protein, whose translation MDLLPLITSTDIAASAPEVAVLPVGSFEQHGSFLPLTTDTIVATAVAEAIAQRHNVLALPPITLSCSHEHAGWAGTVSISHQTLSAIIEDIRSSLAGSGITRLAIVNGHGGNYVLSNVVQTANAVTPGSMTLFPTRTDWARARKDACLDSDAHQDMHAGELEVSILLHVQPHAVGEDFTAGDHYADDRPMLLLRGMSAYTETGVIGRPSAGTAAKGQALLLSLAQSFDDHLAALLSQA comes from the coding sequence ATGGACCTCTTGCCGCTTATCACCAGCACCGACATCGCCGCGAGCGCACCTGAGGTAGCCGTTCTGCCCGTCGGCAGCTTCGAGCAGCACGGTTCGTTTCTGCCGCTGACCACCGACACGATCGTCGCCACCGCGGTCGCTGAGGCCATCGCGCAACGGCACAACGTCCTGGCCCTTCCGCCGATCACGCTGTCGTGCTCGCATGAGCACGCAGGGTGGGCCGGTACCGTCAGCATCAGCCACCAGACCCTATCGGCGATCATCGAGGACATCCGGTCCTCTCTCGCCGGGAGCGGAATCACCCGGCTGGCCATCGTCAACGGCCACGGCGGCAACTACGTGCTGTCCAACGTCGTGCAGACCGCCAACGCCGTGACGCCCGGTTCAATGACGCTGTTCCCGACCCGTACCGACTGGGCAAGGGCCCGGAAGGACGCGTGCTTGGACAGCGACGCTCACCAAGATATGCACGCCGGCGAGTTGGAAGTGTCCATCCTGCTGCACGTACAGCCCCACGCGGTCGGCGAGGACTTCACCGCTGGAGACCACTACGCAGATGACCGACCGATGCTGCTACTCCGGGGGATGAGCGCGTACACAGAGACGGGCGTCATCGGACGGCCCTCAGCCGGCACCGCAGCCAAGGGCCAAGCCCTGCTGCTAAGCCTCGCGCAGTCGTTCGACGACCATCTCGCCGCTCTACTTAGCCAGGCGTGA
- a CDS encoding DUF397 domain-containing protein: MTTPTHTWRKSSRSDDGNCVEVAIADAVLVRDSKDPQGPILRFDARAWHTFVSTPPIGGLGQPATR; encoded by the coding sequence ATGACCACACCGACCCACACCTGGCGCAAATCCAGCCGCAGCGACGACGGCAACTGCGTCGAAGTGGCCATCGCCGACGCAGTTCTCGTCCGAGACTCGAAAGACCCTCAAGGTCCAATCCTTCGGTTCGATGCCCGGGCGTGGCACACGTTCGTGTCGACCCCGCCCATCGGCGGCCTCGGCCAACCGGCAACTCGCTAA
- a CDS encoding helix-turn-helix domain-containing protein — MPRHPDTVITPNRLLVQARQRLTSPLRPGQRMSRAELADTINAALDRLYPAQSLTAHYVDHRWVGKLERGEHRWPSRERRTALRQVLGAAVDADLGLYSPRRTEGCAIPDRRQVTAAWFGKLPGDLAELPGPWTSGLGLQAPAKIEWPHVEALQRSIALFEEWDHQHGGGLARAAMAGQLEWACQVARQASSTETIRRAWLSTAARLADLAGWACFDSGDEPGTTQQYLVLAIRLAGEAEGLQQRAHTATTLSRHLTYIGQVADALDVIGLVHSDWRLIPPLGRAAVRIVEARAYYSSRGS, encoded by the coding sequence ATGCCTCGCCATCCTGACACCGTCATCACGCCCAACAGGCTGCTCGTCCAGGCCCGCCAGCGCCTGACGTCGCCGCTACGGCCCGGCCAGCGCATGTCCAGAGCCGAACTGGCTGACACCATCAACGCCGCTCTCGACCGTCTGTACCCCGCGCAAAGCCTTACCGCCCACTACGTTGACCATCGCTGGGTCGGCAAACTCGAACGAGGAGAACACCGCTGGCCCAGCCGCGAGCGCCGCACTGCCCTGCGCCAGGTGCTCGGTGCCGCGGTAGACGCAGATCTCGGCCTTTACAGCCCTCGACGCACCGAGGGCTGCGCGATCCCCGACCGCCGGCAAGTGACGGCTGCATGGTTCGGCAAGCTGCCAGGTGACCTTGCTGAGCTTCCGGGACCATGGACATCCGGACTCGGGTTGCAGGCACCGGCCAAAATCGAGTGGCCTCATGTCGAGGCCCTTCAACGCAGCATTGCCTTGTTCGAAGAGTGGGACCATCAGCACGGTGGCGGACTCGCCCGTGCAGCTATGGCGGGTCAGCTCGAATGGGCATGCCAGGTCGCCCGTCAGGCGTCGTCCACCGAGACGATACGCCGAGCCTGGTTGTCGACGGCGGCCCGACTTGCTGACCTTGCCGGATGGGCGTGCTTCGATTCAGGCGATGAGCCCGGCACAACACAGCAGTACCTCGTTTTGGCGATCCGATTGGCCGGCGAAGCCGAGGGCCTACAGCAAAGGGCACACACCGCCACCACCTTGAGCAGGCATCTCACCTACATCGGGCAGGTCGCGGACGCTCTTGATGTGATTGGCCTTGTCCACTCGGATTGGCGGTTGATTCCTCCGTTGGGACGTGCTGCGGTTCGCATCGTGGAGGCTCGCGCCTATTACTCCAGCCGGGGATCGTGA
- a CDS encoding helix-turn-helix domain-containing protein, which yields MNRPSPYVRRQWLAREIRRLREEHGLTAEALARGVGFPRKHLSILENGHLGPDIDLVSGICDYLTVGERRQQAIMDAATDGWAQGWWATTANQMGARQAIYADLESGTETITEYAIALIPGLLQTPAYADARLRSDPARHHHAFDPAVAVAARARRQDQILAAGGPSYTVIIDETAIRRRAADPPIIAEQLRHILDVCETRSSVSVLVLASDAVIRSHSAPCSAYSIYRYRDPQRSYALATATLTTDIIHTDPRAIDPYLSLHSRLKAAALSREASTDLIRAAADQLAPTQGVPA from the coding sequence GTGAATCGCCCCAGTCCCTACGTCCGTCGGCAATGGCTCGCACGCGAGATCCGCCGCCTCCGCGAAGAGCACGGCCTGACCGCCGAAGCCCTCGCACGTGGAGTCGGATTCCCGCGCAAACATCTGAGCATTCTGGAAAACGGACACCTCGGCCCGGACATCGACCTCGTCAGCGGGATATGCGACTACCTCACGGTAGGAGAAAGGCGTCAGCAAGCGATCATGGACGCGGCCACCGACGGCTGGGCTCAAGGCTGGTGGGCGACCACCGCCAACCAGATGGGCGCCCGTCAGGCGATCTACGCCGACCTTGAAAGCGGCACCGAAACGATCACCGAATACGCCATAGCCCTGATTCCCGGCCTGCTCCAAACGCCCGCCTACGCCGACGCTCGGCTACGCAGCGACCCCGCTCGCCACCACCATGCATTCGACCCTGCCGTCGCGGTCGCCGCCCGCGCCCGGCGCCAAGACCAGATACTCGCCGCCGGCGGGCCGAGCTACACCGTCATCATCGACGAGACCGCCATCCGACGCCGCGCCGCCGACCCGCCAATCATCGCCGAACAACTACGACACATCCTCGACGTCTGCGAAACACGATCGTCCGTCAGCGTTCTCGTACTGGCCAGCGACGCGGTGATCCGGTCGCACAGCGCCCCATGCTCCGCATACTCGATCTACCGCTACCGGGATCCCCAACGCTCATACGCCCTGGCAACCGCCACCCTCACCACAGACATCATCCACACCGATCCCCGCGCGATCGACCCCTACTTGAGCTTGCACAGCAGGCTCAAGGCCGCCGCCCTATCACGTGAGGCGAGCACCGACCTCATTCGTGCCGCGGCAGACCAACTGGCACCCACCCAAGGAGTCCCAGCATGA